Genomic DNA from Setaria italica strain Yugu1 chromosome V, Setaria_italica_v2.0, whole genome shotgun sequence:
AAAATTATGCGTCGAAGACTATAGATTTGAAGGAATAACAAACACATCGACTTCATGAATCAGACATGCAAAATGGTCAAATAAATTGACTACCTGGCCCAATCGACATTAGGTCCTTGTTTGTAAAGAGAAGGAAATGCAGCAACGGCTATGGCACGAATGCCCCGTGATATAGGCATGATTAGCGGACAGTAACCAAAACGAAACAATAGGACCACAGAACAATTGTTACTCACTGTTCTATTCGGATCATATGACGAAAATGCAGCTGCTACCATGTCATGGAATTCTGCAGATCCTTTCTCCCCCACCAACACAACCTGCTTCCTTGATGGAACAGAGAGCATGTCTGCTGCGCAACACATCAAAGGCAGTGCTATACTAAGTTGCCGTAGTCTTGTCTCGAAGACCGCCTGCGAAGCAGCAATTGCAAACAACAAACATAAGCAAATATGTTGTTCAAAGATATATGGCTCGAAGCATGACGGCTTGTATGTAGAAGCATTTTGGAACTCTTATGTTGTTAAGCTACATTATTTTGCTTAAAACACGAGGCCGAAATGAAACCATAATACATAGTTCCCTGTTTCACAATGCATACTAACCAAGCCTCATGTTAGAAAGAAGTTCTAATATTGGCATCTATTTCAATAGGATAAACTGTATCCACAAAACATGTCATCAACAAATGAAAATTCCCCATCCTATCATCGTTATCTTCTAGTAAAAAGAATCATATATACTACGAAATGACAATTACTATGACATTGGAACATAGTGCCTGACACCCGGCTGCTACTAGAATGTAGCCTAAGCATAAAATAACCACATACCAAGAGATGCTCAACATTGAGCTTGTAACCAGTAGATTTCGCTGCATCAAATATACTGGATAATCTGATCAAGTTGATCGCTGCAACTGAGTTACCAGAGGGCTCTGCACCATCATAATCCTCTTTAACACGCAAGAGAACGGAAGGGTCCTCTCCAGGAGTATTAAAATAGCCACCTCCTTGTTTGTCCAAAAACAACTCATCCTACAGATGCCAAAAGTTATGACTCTACATGATGTAATGTATGGATTCAAAAAGCGAAGATACAACACTGAAGTGTTTAACGAGTACAATTAAATTGCCTGAGTGACTTGCAGTTGGACAGCCCACAGAAGCCACTCTATCTTTCCACCAAACTCGTAGAGATCCAGCAAGCCATTGATCAGGAAGGCATAATCATCTAAAAATCCTGGTGCTTTTGATGGCCCATTGCGATAGCTATGATGCAGCCTTTTTGAGCTTGCATCATAAAGTTTTACCTTTATAAAGTTCGCTGCCTTTTCTGCAACTTCAAGATATTCAACTGGCTGCAAAAATTTCCAGAAATATAATTTGTCAACAAACAAATTCAGGTGCTCATAGCTATAGTTGGAGACTTTGAGTAAGTAACATTGTGGTGTGCAGCTTAAGAAGACAAATTTCTCCTGACACATTTTCATCCTATACACATGAAATGGCAAAGAACCGAATATGAAGCAATAAAGAGAATAACTGGTTCAAATATGATACACAACATCATTCTACTTCCTTTCACAAGTAAGGTGCACCAGAGTCACTTCCCACATAATATTTCTGAAATACTATCATGGATGCCATGGATCAGTTTGAACAAGGGAAGATATTATAACACATGGCAAGAGCGAAATGAGTACTCCTGGAGGTCATACCATATTGATTATGTACATAAGTATTACTACAGTAAGACTGTGAATGAAAGATGATGGGATGCATTATCCGGAGGAAGAAGTGTAAAACCTTACATTGCATCCAGTTACTGGGAAATTGAATCTGGTTCCAGTTGGTCCTGATTTCAGAATTTTTGAAGCCCTTGCAAAAGCAGATATTGCTAGTCCATTCCATGAAACAATAACCTAAAACTAATTGTAGTCAGTAGATTGTAGACAGATTAAAATGAGATGTGACAGACAGGTAAAGAGAACCTTGTCATCCAAATGAGGTCTTGGCCTTTTAGACCTGATATCAAACAACTTCTGCCGACAAACCCCCAGGATTTGAGAATATTCATCAAGAGACTTCCCAGACTTTGATGCCATCAAAGAAGTTGGTTTTCTTTCAATCAGCACATTTTTACCTTTGAACTCATTGTGGGGATCACTCATTGGTGAAAGATCACAATTTCCAGATGATTTAACATAGTAATGATTCTTGAACAGCTCTGCATTCTCCCCAAGTGTGTCCTCGATCTTTGTAAACAGGCACATGTTAAGCATGAAACAAGTTCTAAGCCAATGAAGAGAACAGGATATATTATGTGGATATTCAAGAAATGACACATATCAACAAGCAGGTATCAATGAGGCTTTAGAATCCCCCAAGCCTGGGAACCCATTTTTGGGTcccatcttgcaaaattttatatatattatgAATTTTACATCAAAACATTaaaaatcaaaattaaaaatagaaaaatcgAGTGCAGTTTGCCTGAAATGATATTAGGAGTAATTATCGTATTCTGAAACATAAAATAAACTTAAATACTAAACAGACAATAGTGACCACAATGGTCATCTAACTGAATGCAACTAGGTGTGAAGAGCTTGAACATGTGCAAATCAAGTCCAAAGCAATGCCAGTAAAAAGTGTAAAATTCCACAGATGAACTCAAGCTTGGCATGCAGGCTTCATGTGATCTTGATAACGGTATGACAGTTTAAACCATTGGCCCATTTTCTAGGGAGTGATCAGAAGTACACATTATGTTCAAAAGTGGATGACAAATTCACATAGATGTACCTCATTACTGGTCCACACATAAAAAGCCCCTTCCTTTTTTCTTGGAGCACCCTCATATTCTGCACTGTCAGCATCTTCTGCTGAGAAGATTTCACCTTCTTTTCCTATCATGTCTCTCCTCAAGTAATCAAGTATGTCGCGTGCAACTGTAGAATAATACTCATCTCCCGTAATCAGAAATGTATCCAAGTATACATTTACTATCTGTCCCTGGTCGTACAACATCTTCTCAAAATGTGGAACTGAATGTGAAGGGGACACGTGAGAGGAGAGTTCTGCAAATTCCTGAAGAAATTTCTCCTTGAGCTCAGAGCCAACTTACCATGCCAGCATTCATCCACACTATATCTGTGAAAGCCACCTCCGACATGGTCATGAACTCCACCTCTTGCCATACAGTCCAATGTGTGAGTTACCATCTTCTTTATGTTATGGGCTTCACTCTCCTTTCCAGCCTCCATGTGTTTACGAAATTTATAGAGCATTATATAATCTTCAACAGGTCTTGGAAATTTGGGTGCAGAGCCAAATCCACCAAATTTTGGATCGTAACTGCTCGTCAACTGCAAGGATATAAGGTGAAAATCTGGTAAGGAAGAGAGCAGGTTGTCAATGTAAATCCATGGTTTTCAAATTGTCTTTATAAGCAGAACTATGTTAATAACATTGTTTAGCAATATTGTTACAAATGCATTAAAAAAGCAgcactcgtcgtggctcgtttgGCTGCTTCAAAGATACATGGTGACGGGGGCAACTTTCAGTACTTTTATATTTGAATTCTAATCCTGAAATTCATCCACTCAAGACAACAAAATCATGTCCATAAACTGACCAAGTAAAACATGAGAATTAGTCGACACCATACTCAAGCATGCTGTAAAGACATATCTACATACCAGATTGTTTTAGTTCCTTCGGAACACGTAACTGCGAGAACAAGTTTTAAATTATCCACATTAAGTCTTAGAAGCTCCACACTGGAGACTGGACACTCATCTGAAGTTAGAATAGTAAGGATTTTTGGTAGCTTAATAAACAATGGAAATCAGGACCTAGGACTCAGCATCCTGGAGGAGATATGGTTTTGTAGCTGTATATAGTTACACCAATTTGCCAATCTTGCTGGTAGTTGAGAATGTATCACTGTGGTGGTGCAAAATAATATATAATCAAGTTCTTTTCAAACCTTTTCAACACATTCATCTACAGAAACAACAGCCAGATCATTTGGCAGATCTTGAGAGTTAGCCTTTGCAGATAATGCATCCCTAAGTTGTTCGATGACCAGATTTCCTGTCCGCTCGAGCGCGTCACGTTTAGTTTCCCAGGCTTCCTTGACCTTCCTGAAGAGAAGTTATGCAGCAAACAATCAGAAGTTAAGCTCCTGCAGTAATAACTTCAGAACTCCAGCAACTATGCACTTCAGCCGATACCTCAGTACAGTCTTGAAGCCTGGTCTTCCATACTTATCATCTGGTGGAAAGTACGTACCACCCATCAATGGTTTCAAATTGGGTGACAAAAAAACACTCAAAggccaaccaccaccaccatgtaGTGCCGATACATATGTCATATATACCTAAAAATATGTGAGGTTATGGTCAACAAATAACCCAGTGTGGCACCCAAATAAACACCCTTTTTCAGCTGAGCACACAAATAAGGGTAAAAAGGGAATTGCAACTTCCCTATAAACGGATCCGATGCACGGGAACACCAAAAGCAGCTTACCTTATCAACATCTGGGCATTCTTCACGGTCAACCTGTCAAAACTAATAATCAGAAACAAAGCAGTATGGTCACattgcatgtgtgtaacttccACACACCAAAGAGAGGTAACAAGTGAGATCAAACCAAATAAATGTTTAGGGATCCAATATCAGCAACGCAGTACCTTGATGCTAACAAACCAATCATTCAGCAACTTTGCCACCTCCTCATTCTCAAAGGACTCCCCCTCCATTACATGACACCTTTGGAATTCAGCCCCCAAAAAGTTAACAGAAACTGAAGTTAACATCGAGCATATAGGAATGTAGAGCACGAGTCATAAATAGCAAAATGCATAACGCCAAGTTGCCATCAAAAGAAATATAGAGATAATAAAGACTCACCAATGGCATGTGCTATAGCCAACTTCACGGGTACATCCATGTTTTCCATGAAGCAAAATAAGAATGTTAAACAAAGAACATTTTGGTTTGGCTGAAATTAATTTGACGAATTCGGCAACATTTTAGCTTAACTTTCTCTTGACAACACCATCATTCCACGGTTATATGGAACAATTTATCATGTCACACACACATTAGTGCACGACGCAGCTATAAGCCTACAACAGTTCGAAGCCAATTGCATCAGGAGAGTTCATACTTGAGAGGAAGATGGGGACGTCCTTGGCGCGAGCCTTCTCGAAAGCCTCGTCCCCCCAGGGATACCAATCAACCTGCGCCAAGCAAATAAAATTAAGCGAAGCGAGAGCTGAATACTCACTAAGCTACTAACGCACGAACAGAAGGGCAGTCCTCACCGGGTTGTGCGCGTGCTGCAGCAGGTAGGGGCTGtgctcggcggcgaggcggttCGGCTTCCGCCCGCCGTggggcgaggacgaggacgcgGATGACGACATGGCGGAGGAAGAGGCGAGGATGCGGAGAGGCGAGCGggtcgacgaggcggcggcggcggcggcggcggtgaggcggtggcgaaggagaagagtGGAGAGCATTGGGGGAGGGGCGAGGAGGGGGCGGGGAAGGTGGGAGAAGAAGACCGGCGCGGAAGCGGCGGGGGACATGTGGACTGCGCCTCCAGCGAGGCCTGCATCGACTCGGCAACCGCTGACGCCCACAACGGCAGCGCGCAGTGCTGCCGTGTCACTGTCTCCTCGTTCTGGATCATGTTTGttctagatttttttaaaaaaccgCAAGAACAATTTTCTATTGGTACAGTCGAAAAATACAAAATTACAGCGGGGAGGCCATAGCCAGTTAGACTCACCCGATTTGATTGGAACATTAACGTGGGTAACCATTCAACTCGAAACCGCCAAACTCGATCGATCTGATTAGGACATCAACACGACCCCACCACTCCACTCGATAACGGCAGCCGGACCGAAGCCTTATCATGGCATCCACCAACAATCGCCGAAACCTTCAAGCGTAACCCCGTTTTGACAAGAACCGAGAGAAATAGATTGCACCGCACCAAGAAGGTCATCGCTATGCGGGACCCTTCGCCGTAGTGccactgcaacaccacactccacccaACAGAGTGAAACCATCAGATCTgaacctctcgcaggctgcctcgcagtcgccaccacaATAGCACAAAATGTGCGGGGGTCTCGCAACATCCGTCGTTGGACTCTGCCTCGCTCTCGTCGCCTTGAAAAAACACCacgcgcgggggcctcgccacgtcCGCCACAGTATTCCATATCACGAATCCATTTCTTTTGTCGCCATCAGAATGGTGAGCAATGTTGTCCTGCTTCCTAAGGCTTCTATCAAATAGCCAAACTACCACCGCAGGTCGACCTCGTCTCGTTGCTCCACCCGTGCACATAGCCTCCGCCGCCAAACTGCCACCGCAGGTTGATTTCGTCTCGTTGTTCCACCCGCGCACgtagcctccgccgccgtgtcAGTAAGCTAAAGTAGTCGCTTGTGCGTCATGTTCTAAATTGAATAAACAGATAAATTTCAAAGGATTTTAAtcctataaaaaaaatctctagGTGGCTCTTTAGGAGGAATGAGCACCTACAAATTTTCCTGACGGAAGGTGCTTCATTATTCTTCTCTTTATTGGAAATTTAAGTTCAAAGATGAATGTTAATAGTCTAGCATTTTTAGAGTTCGTTAATGGTCTAGCATTCCTAACAACATTTCTTGGGCTGATTTAGTACTGTGTTTGCCATGAACAGAAGGTAAGAGCACTCGGTTGGAGAAAAAGATAGAACACGAGTGGAACTTTTTTAAATAAGAACACAGGTGGGActcttttttaaggaaaatagAAACATGTGATATGTTCGACATTTTTCTTAAATACAACTTTGTTAACTTTACTCTTCATTTCAAACAAACATCGGTCAGCTGATTGTCATCTTCAAACTTCCACCCCAAGTTCAGAAGGAATTATGTACATAAAACCTGAAAAAATTGCGATATTACAGTTCATGAGGAAAAAATTAGCATAATATTGTGCAAATTACGGTTAACATGATACTTCGATTGCGGTAGTCAAGAACACTGGCCTACGTGTCAGTGCAGCTCTCCATCCAGTTGTCCCCGACGCCTCCCTCGCACGCACGGTCCTCGAAATGCCACAAATGCCTCCGCTCGCGCGTGAATCCTCCCTTCCCGAATGGCCAAACCCCTGCTACTACCCCTGACCGACGA
This window encodes:
- the LOC101777327 gene encoding spermatogenesis-associated protein 20 isoform X2, with translation MTYVSALHGGGGWPLSVFLSPNLKPLMGGTYFPPDDKYGRPGFKTVLRKVKEAWETKRDALERTGNLVIEQLRDALSAKANSQDLPNDLAVVSVDECVEKLTSSYDPKFGGFGSAPKFPRPVEDYIMLYKFRKHMEAGKESEAHNIKKMVTHTLDCMARGGVHDHVGGGFHRYSVDECWHVPHFEKMLYDQGQIVNVYLDTFLITGDEYYSTVARDILDYLRRDMIGKEGEIFSAEDADSAEYEGAPRKKEGAFYVWTSNEIEDTLGENAELFKNHYYVKSSGNCDLSPMSDPHNEFKGKNVLIERKPTSLMASKSGKSLDEYSQILGVCRQKLFDIRSKRPRPHLDDKVIVSWNGLAISAFARASKILKSGPTGTRFNFPVTGCNPVEYLEVAEKAANFIKVKLYDASSKRLHHSYRNGPSKAPGFLDDYAFLINGLLDLYEFGGKIEWLLWAVQLQVTQDELFLDKQGGGYFNTPGEDPSVLLRVKEDYDGAEPSGNSVAAINLIRLSSIFDAAKSTGYKLNVEHLLAVFETRLRQLSIALPLMCCAADMLSVPSRKQVVLVGEKGSAEFHDMVAAAFSSYDPNRTVIQIDPRNAEEMEFWDCNNANIAQMARSGPPEKPAVAHVCQDFKCSPPVTSPEALRELLNKTLAAASSAA
- the LOC101777327 gene encoding spermatogenesis-associated protein 20 isoform X1, giving the protein MSPAASAPVFFSHLPRPLLAPPPMLSTLLLRHRLTAAAAAAASSTRSPLRILASSSAMSSSASSSSPHGGRKPNRLAAEHSPYLLQHAHNPVDWYPWGDEAFEKARAKDVPIFLSIGYSTCHWCHVMEGESFENEEVAKLLNDWFVSIKVDREECPDVDKVYMTYVSALHGGGGWPLSVFLSPNLKPLMGGTYFPPDDKYGRPGFKTVLRKVKEAWETKRDALERTGNLVIEQLRDALSAKANSQDLPNDLAVVSVDECVEKLTSSYDPKFGGFGSAPKFPRPVEDYIMLYKFRKHMEAGKESEAHNIKKMVTHTLDCMARGGVHDHVGGGFHRYSVDECWHVPHFEKMLYDQGQIVNVYLDTFLITGDEYYSTVARDILDYLRRDMIGKEGEIFSAEDADSAEYEGAPRKKEGAFYVWTSNEIEDTLGENAELFKNHYYVKSSGNCDLSPMSDPHNEFKGKNVLIERKPTSLMASKSGKSLDEYSQILGVCRQKLFDIRSKRPRPHLDDKVIVSWNGLAISAFARASKILKSGPTGTRFNFPVTGCNPVEYLEVAEKAANFIKVKLYDASSKRLHHSYRNGPSKAPGFLDDYAFLINGLLDLYEFGGKIEWLLWAVQLQVTQDELFLDKQGGGYFNTPGEDPSVLLRVKEDYDGAEPSGNSVAAINLIRLSSIFDAAKSTGYKLNVEHLLAVFETRLRQLSIALPLMCCAADMLSVPSRKQVVLVGEKGSAEFHDMVAAAFSSYDPNRTVIQIDPRNAEEMEFWDCNNANIAQMARSGPPEKPAVAHVCQDFKCSPPVTSPEALRELLNKTLAAASSAA